In Desulfuromonas sp., the genomic stretch AAGCGGCTCGGCACCCGCTGCAGCATTTTACCGAATTTGCGGCGCTGTTCACAGCTGCTCAGGGTCAGGGTTTTCCGGGCCCGGGTGATGCCGACATAGCAGAGGCGCCGCTCCTCGTCGATATCCATCTCTTCGGAGATCGACTTGGTATGCGGCAGGAACTCCTCTTCGACTCCGACCAGAAAAACATGATCAAACTCGAGGCCCTTGCTCGAATGCAGACTCATCAGCACCACGGCATCCTGCTGCAGCTTTTTCTCCTTGTCGTCACTGTCGGAATCCTCATCATCGAGCAGTGAAACCTTTTCGAGGAAACCGAGCAGGCTCGGCTTGCCTTCGCGCTCCTCGTAGTTGGCCATGGCGCTCACAACATCCTCGACAAACTCCATCCGCTTGCGCGCCCGGTCCGGATCGTTGAGGGTGCGGTGCAGTTCGCCCTCGATATCGAGATCGGTCACCAACTGGCGCAACAGCGCAGCCAGGCCGGATGAGGTCCGAAAACGCTGACGATAGTTTTGCAGCAGGCCGACAAAGCGGCTGATGGCGTCGCGCACCCGCGGTTCGAGTTCGACCCCGGACGGATCATCGAGAACATCCCATAATGGACAGTTACGCTCGGCCGAGGCCCGGATCAGCCGGTCGGCGCTGGTCGGGCCGATGCCGCGGCGCGGATAATTGAGAATACGCAGCAGATTGATCTCGTCACTGCGGTTGAGAATCACCCGCAGGTAGGCGAGCAGATCCTTGACCTCCTTGCGATCAAAAAATTGCTGGCCGCCGATCAGCACATACGGAATATCCTCGTAACGCAGCTGCTCTTCAAAGACCCGCGACTGCACATTGGTCCGGTAAAGAATGGCAAAATCGGAGTAAACGGCTTCCCTGTTGTAGAGGGCATTGCGGATATGGGTGATCACGTGCTGCGCCTCTTCTTCCTCGTCGTAACAGCTGACGTGGACCAGCGGCTCTCCGTCGCCGGCCATGGCCCGCAGAACCTTGTCCTTGCGCGCCTTGTTGTTGGCGATCAGGCCGTTGGCGGCGGCGAGGATATTGCCGGTCGAGCGGTAGTTGCTTTCGAGCTTGACCACCTTCGCCCCCGGGAAGTCCTTTTCAAAATCGAGAATATTGCCGGGATTGGCGCCGCGCCAGGCATAGATCGACTGGTCGTCGTCACCGACAACACAGAGGTTGCGCTCGGCGCCGGTGAGATGTCGAAGGATCCGGTACTGGGCCTCGTTGGTGTCCTGATACTCGTCGACCATGATATAGCGGAACTGCTGCCGGAATGATTGACGAACCGCCTCATGTTCGCTGAGCAGTTTTTCGCTGTACAACAGGATGTCATCGAAATCGACGGCATTGAAGGCTTTCAGAGACTTCTGATATTCGGGGTAGACCTCCGCCGCCATGATCGCGTACGGATCACCCTGATTGAACCGGAAGGTCTGCGGCGTCTCGAGCCGGTTCTTGGCCGCCGAGATCAGGTACTGAATCCTTTCGGCATCGTATTTCTCCCCCTGCGGGGCCAGACGGGAAACGATATCGCGAATCAGCCGAACCTGGTCGGCCGCCCCGTAGATCGTGAACCCTTTTTTAAAACCGAGCCGGGCAATCTCCTGGCGCAGGATCTTGACGCCGAGCGAATGAAAGGTCTAGATCGTCATTTCGGAGACCGACCGCTTGCCGACCAGAGCGGCGACCCGCTCCCGCATCTCCCTGGCCGCCTTGTTGGTAAAAGTGACTGCGAGGATATTCGCCGGCGCAACCCCCTGCTGCAGAAGATAGGCGATGCGGAAGGTGATAACCCGGGTCTTGCCGGAGCCGGCGCCGGCCAGAATCAGGACCGGGCCGTCGGTCTGTTCAACAGCGGTTCTCTGTTCAGGATTGAGCGAGGAGAGTTTCATAATCTTCCAGCGAAAAGTGATGCAAACGGCGCGCAAAGTACCATATCGGAGAGGTACAGGCAAGAAATTGTAAAGGATTAAAATATAGGCTTGATTATATAAAAAAGCTCATGTATTGTTCTGCTCGTTATGATGCGAATTGTAGTGATAATGGTTGGTATTGTTTGGGCGTCCCTGCTACTGATCTCCTGGGGTGGAGCCGGTGAACAACCGGAAACCCTCGAGAGCCCTGTCGTCAGCAGCTCCCGCTGAAGCACCTCTTCTCCAATCACCCGCTCCCGGGTGGACTGAATACTTTTTCAGGTACGGATGGGTTTGTCTGGATCGATTGAAAGCTGGTCACGACAATCGGTTTTCCATTAACAAAGTTAATCATGCGGAACGGCACCTGCATCCCCTTGACCGGCCGGTAGTCCTCGTAAACGACTCCAAAAGTCGCATTTTCACCCTGAACAACAAGCTCCCGCTCGACCTTCCGCACCACCGAGTTGATCGGATCGATCGTTATGGTCATTTCGGCGCCATCCGGATCGGTTAAACGCAACCGGACCGGCTCGCCTTCGACAACCTCGTCAAGCAGCTCGAGACGATAGAAACCCTGTTGCAGTCCGAACGGGATACGCAGGTGCTCCGACTGGAATTCCAGCAGGTCGTAGCTGATACCGGTCGCTTTTTCAAAGCCGCTGCCGGAATCGATCCAGCCGGCACCATCAAGAAAGAGCCGGTCTTCTTTTGCGTCATCCATTTCGGCGATAACCCGCAACTCGCCCGGTCGACGAAACAGAATCCAGACCTTGGCGTGCTTGTCCTCAATAAGATTCTGCACGTGCCCATGGAACAGGAATCCCCGGGCCTCGCTCAGGGCCTTGGCCCCGCCATGTGCCTCAACCACCCGCCGGGCAATCGAATCGGCGGTCTCCGGTGGCTTCTGGCAGCTCAGCAGAAGAGTCGCAACAACTACGATAAGAAAAATGATTTCAACGCGCCGCATGGTAATGCCTTCCCTGAAAAGAGTTGCGCCGGACAAACTCGGCATCAATCGCATTGAGGACTTCCCATTTGTTCAACGACCAGAGGGGTGCCAGAAGAATATCGCGGGGGCCGTCACCGGTCAAACGGTGAATCAGTGTGTCGGGATGCAGCCGTTCGATAAAATCGACAACCAGAGAAACATAATCATTACGGCTCAAGACGTCAACTTCGCCCCGTTCATAGAGATCACCGAGCGGTGTCCCGCGGAGGATATGAAGCAGATGGATCTTGACCCCGTCGACCTGAAGACGGGCCATTTCATCGGCGGTCTTCAGCATCGCGGCACGATCTTCTCCCGGCAGCCCGAGGATA encodes the following:
- a CDS encoding ATP-dependent DNA helicase Rep is translated as MAAEVYPEYQKSLKAFNAVDFDDILLYSEKLLSEHEAVRQSFRQQFRYIMVDEYQDTNEAQYRILRHLTGAERNLCVVGDDDQSIYAWRGANPGNILDFEKDFPGAKVVKLESNYRSTGNILAAANGLIANNKARKDKVLRAMAGDGEPLVHVSCYDEEEEAQHVITHIRNALYNREAVYSDFAILYRTNVQSRVFEEQLRYEDIPYVLIGGQQFFDRKEVKDLLAYLRVILNRSDEINLLRILNYPRRGIGPTSADRLIRASAERNCPLWDVLDDPSGVELEPRVRDAISRFVGLLQNYRQRFRTSSGLAALLRQLVTDLDIEGELHRTLNDPDRARKRMEFVEDVVSAMANYEEREGKPSLLGFLEKVSLLDDEDSDSDDKEKKLQQDAVVLMSLHSSKGLEFDHVFLVGVEEEFLPHTKSISEEMDIDEERRLCYVGITRARKTLTLSSCEQRRKFGKMLQRVPSR